A single region of the Vicia villosa cultivar HV-30 ecotype Madison, WI unplaced genomic scaffold, Vvil1.0 ctg.001801F_1_1, whole genome shotgun sequence genome encodes:
- the LOC131636678 gene encoding peroxisomal fatty acid beta-oxidation multifunctional protein AIM1-like isoform X2 encodes MASVKVDFEVGNDGVAVITMCNPPVNALALPIIRALKYKFDEAARRNDVKAIVLTGKGGRFSGGFDIGVMQKVHQTGDITLVPDVSVELVVNSIEDSKKPIVAAVEGLALGGGLELAMGCHARVATPRAQLGLPELTLGVIPGFGGTQRLPRLVGTSKAVEMMLTSKPITSEEGQKLGLIDAIVSSEELLKVARLWALEIAEKRKPWVRSLHRTDKLGSDAREVLANARQRVKKTAPHLPQQQACVDVIEHGILHGGYSGVLKEAEVFKKLVLSETAKGLIHVFFARNTISKVPGVTDIGLKPRNVRKAAVIGGGLMGSGIATALILGNIRVVLKEVNSEYLQKGLKTIEANIRSLVTRKKLTQQKAEGALSLLKGVLDYTEFKDVDMVIEAVIEKISLKQEIFSDLEKICPPHCILASNTSTIDLNVIGEKISSQDRVIGAHFFSPAHIMPLLEIVRTNKTSAQVILDLIAVGKVIQKSPVVVGNCTGFAVNRTFFPYAQGAHLLVHLGVDPFRIDKLITNFGLPMGPLQLQDLAGYGVAVAVGKEFAGAFPDRTFKSPLVDLLIKSGRNGKNNGKGYYIYEKGSKPKPDPSVLPIIEESKRICNIAPNGKPVSVSDREIVEMVLFPIVNEACRVLEEGVVIRASDLDIASILGMSFPSYRGGIVFWADLVGAKHIYSSLKKWTQLYGSFYKPSRYLEERATKGIPLSAPASSNPTTKARL; translated from the exons ATGGCATCTGTTAAGGTTGATTTTGAGGTTGGAAATGATGGGGTTGCTGTTATCACCATGTGTAATCCACCTGTTAATGCTCTAGCACTTCCAA TTATTAGAGCGTTGAAATACAAATTCGATGAAGCGGCAAGGAGGAATGATGTAAAAGCTATAGTTTTGACTG GTAAAGGTGGCAGATTTTCTGGTGGGTTTGACATTGGTGTTATGCAGAAAGTTCACCAAACTG GTGATATTACACTTGTTCCTGATGTATCTGTGGAGCTAGTTGTCAACTCAATTGAAG atTCGAAGAAGCCTATCGTTGCAGCAGTAGAGGGACTTGCTCTTGGAGGTGGATTAGAATTGGCCAtg GGATGTCATGCACGTGTTGCTACTCCGAGAGCTCAACTGGGCCTGCCAGAGCTGACACTTGGTGTTATTCCCGGATTCGGAG GTACACAGCGTCTTCCAAGGCTTGTTGGGACGTCTAAAGCAGTTGAAATGATGCTG ACATCTAAACCAATCACGTCGGAAGAAGGGCAGAAACTAGGACTTATTGATGCTATTGTATCTTCTGAGGAGTTACTAAAGGTAGCTAGGCTGTGGGCTCTTGAAATTGCCGAAAAGCGCAAACCTTGGGTTCGTTCACTTCATAGGACAGACAAACTTGGTTCCGACGCACGCGAGGTGTTGGCAAATGCCAGACAACGTGTCAAGAAGACTGCTCCACATTTGCCTCAGCAACAAGCTTGCGTAGATGTGATTGAACATGGGATACTTCACGGAGGTTACAGTGGAGTTTTAAAG GAAGCTGAAGTATTCAAGAAACTAGTCCTGTCTGAAACCGCCAAAGGTTTAATTCATGTCTTCTTCGCTCGGAACACAATATCGAAG GTTCCTGGCGTAACTGATATTGGACTTAAGCCTAGAAATGTGAGAAAAGCTGCTGTTATTGGGGGAGGTCTAATGGGTTCTGGCATTGCTACCGCACTTATACTAGGCAACATTCGAGTTGTGCTCAAGGAAGTCAATTCAGAATATCTTCAGAAGGGATTAAAAACGATAGAAG CAAATATCCGCAGCTTGGTAACAAGAAAAAAGCTAACTCAACAGAAGGCAGAGGGAGCTCTCTCATTGCTTAAAGGTGTTCTTGATTACACAGAATTTAAAGATGTGGACATGGTCATTGAG GCTGTAATTGAAAAAATTAGTCTTAAACAAGAAATATTTAGCGATCTTGAGAAGATATGTCCCCCACATTGCATTTTGGCTTCAAACACATCTACAATTGACCTCAACGTTATTGGTGAAAAGATAAGCTCTCAAGACCGTGTTATCGGTGCTCACTTTTTCAG TCCTGCTCACATTATGCCTCTTTTGGAGATTGTTCGGACAAATAAAACTTCTGCTCAAGTTATTCTTGATCTGATCGCAGTTGGTAAAGTCATACAAAAGTCTCCTGTTGTGGTCGGTAACTGCACTGGCTTCGCCGTGAACAGAACGTTCTTCCCATATGCACAAGGTGCCCATTTATTGGTCCACTTAGGTGTCGATCCTTTCAGAATCGACAAATTGATAACCAATTTTGGCCTTCCCATGGGTCCTCTCCA GCTTCAGGACCTGGCCGGCTACGGAGTTGCTGTAGCAGTTGGAAAAGAATTTGCTGGTGCATTTCCTGACCGCACATTCAAAAGTCCACTGGTTGATCTTTTGATCAAAAGCGGGCGAAACG GAAAAAATAATGGGAAAGGATACTACATTTATGAAAAGGGTAGCAAACCAAAACCCGACCCTTCCGTACTACCAATCATCGAGGAGTCTAAAAGAATTTGCAATATTGCTCCCAATGGAAAG CCAGTATCTGTCTCTGACCGAGAGATTGTGGAGATGGTACTCTTTCCAATAGTGAACGAGGCTTGTCGCGTTTTAGAAGAAGGAGTTGTTATCCGAGCATCTGACCTCGACATTGCATCTATTCTTGGAATGAGCTTCCCAAGTTATCG TGGCGGCATTGTTTTCTGGGCTGATCTGGTTGGGGCTAAGCATATATATAGCAGCCTAAAGAAATGGACACAATTATATGGTAGCTTTTATAAACCATCAAGGTATTTGGAAGAAAGAGCAACAAAAGGCATTCCTTTG AGTGCACCTGCTTCATCTAATCCAACGACGAAGGCGCGTCTGTGA
- the LOC131636678 gene encoding peroxisomal fatty acid beta-oxidation multifunctional protein AIM1-like isoform X3 gives MASVKVDFEVGNDGVAVITMCNPPVNALALPIIRALKYKFDEAARRNDVKAIVLTGKGGRFSGGFDIGVMQKVHQTGDITLVPDVSVELVVNSIEDSKKPIVAAVEGLALGGGLELAMGCHARVATPRAQLGLPELTLGVIPGFGGTQRLPRLVGTSKAVEMMLTSKPITSEEGQKLGLIDAIVSSEELLKVARLWALEIAEKRKPWVRSLHRTDKLGSDAREVLANARQRVKKTAPHLPQQQACVDVIEHGILHGGYSGVLKEAEVFKKLVLSETAKGLIHVFFARNTISKVPGVTDIGLKPRNVRKAAVIGGGLMGSGIATALILGNIRVVLKEVNSEYLQKGLKTIEANIRSLVTRKKLTQQKAEGALSLLKGVLDYTEFKDVDMVIEAVIEKISLKQEIFSDLEKICPPHCILASNTSTIDLNVIGEKISSQDRVIGAHFFSPAHIMPLLEIVRTNKTSAQVILDLIAVGKVIQKSPVVVGNCTGFAVNRTFFPYAQGAHLLVHLGVDPFRIDKLITNFGLPMGPLQLQDLAGYGVAVAVGKEFAGAFPDRTFKSPLVDLLIKSGRNGKNNGKGYYIYEKGSKPKPDPSVLPIIEESKRICNIAPNGKPVSVSDREIVEMVLFPIVNEACRVLEEGVVIRASDLDIASILGMSFPSYRGGIVFWADLVGAKHIYSSLKKWTQLYGNFYKQCTCFI, from the exons ATGGCATCTGTTAAGGTTGATTTTGAGGTTGGAAATGATGGGGTTGCTGTTATCACCATGTGTAATCCACCTGTTAATGCTCTAGCACTTCCAA TTATTAGAGCGTTGAAATACAAATTCGATGAAGCGGCAAGGAGGAATGATGTAAAAGCTATAGTTTTGACTG GTAAAGGTGGCAGATTTTCTGGTGGGTTTGACATTGGTGTTATGCAGAAAGTTCACCAAACTG GTGATATTACACTTGTTCCTGATGTATCTGTGGAGCTAGTTGTCAACTCAATTGAAG atTCGAAGAAGCCTATCGTTGCAGCAGTAGAGGGACTTGCTCTTGGAGGTGGATTAGAATTGGCCAtg GGATGTCATGCACGTGTTGCTACTCCGAGAGCTCAACTGGGCCTGCCAGAGCTGACACTTGGTGTTATTCCCGGATTCGGAG GTACACAGCGTCTTCCAAGGCTTGTTGGGACGTCTAAAGCAGTTGAAATGATGCTG ACATCTAAACCAATCACGTCGGAAGAAGGGCAGAAACTAGGACTTATTGATGCTATTGTATCTTCTGAGGAGTTACTAAAGGTAGCTAGGCTGTGGGCTCTTGAAATTGCCGAAAAGCGCAAACCTTGGGTTCGTTCACTTCATAGGACAGACAAACTTGGTTCCGACGCACGCGAGGTGTTGGCAAATGCCAGACAACGTGTCAAGAAGACTGCTCCACATTTGCCTCAGCAACAAGCTTGCGTAGATGTGATTGAACATGGGATACTTCACGGAGGTTACAGTGGAGTTTTAAAG GAAGCTGAAGTATTCAAGAAACTAGTCCTGTCTGAAACCGCCAAAGGTTTAATTCATGTCTTCTTCGCTCGGAACACAATATCGAAG GTTCCTGGCGTAACTGATATTGGACTTAAGCCTAGAAATGTGAGAAAAGCTGCTGTTATTGGGGGAGGTCTAATGGGTTCTGGCATTGCTACCGCACTTATACTAGGCAACATTCGAGTTGTGCTCAAGGAAGTCAATTCAGAATATCTTCAGAAGGGATTAAAAACGATAGAAG CAAATATCCGCAGCTTGGTAACAAGAAAAAAGCTAACTCAACAGAAGGCAGAGGGAGCTCTCTCATTGCTTAAAGGTGTTCTTGATTACACAGAATTTAAAGATGTGGACATGGTCATTGAG GCTGTAATTGAAAAAATTAGTCTTAAACAAGAAATATTTAGCGATCTTGAGAAGATATGTCCCCCACATTGCATTTTGGCTTCAAACACATCTACAATTGACCTCAACGTTATTGGTGAAAAGATAAGCTCTCAAGACCGTGTTATCGGTGCTCACTTTTTCAG TCCTGCTCACATTATGCCTCTTTTGGAGATTGTTCGGACAAATAAAACTTCTGCTCAAGTTATTCTTGATCTGATCGCAGTTGGTAAAGTCATACAAAAGTCTCCTGTTGTGGTCGGTAACTGCACTGGCTTCGCCGTGAACAGAACGTTCTTCCCATATGCACAAGGTGCCCATTTATTGGTCCACTTAGGTGTCGATCCTTTCAGAATCGACAAATTGATAACCAATTTTGGCCTTCCCATGGGTCCTCTCCA GCTTCAGGACCTGGCCGGCTACGGAGTTGCTGTAGCAGTTGGAAAAGAATTTGCTGGTGCATTTCCTGACCGCACATTCAAAAGTCCACTGGTTGATCTTTTGATCAAAAGCGGGCGAAACG GAAAAAATAATGGGAAAGGATACTACATTTATGAAAAGGGTAGCAAACCAAAACCCGACCCTTCCGTACTACCAATCATCGAGGAGTCTAAAAGAATTTGCAATATTGCTCCCAATGGAAAG CCAGTATCTGTCTCTGACCGAGAGATTGTGGAGATGGTACTCTTTCCAATAGTGAACGAGGCTTGTCGCGTTTTAGAAGAAGGAGTTGTTATCCGAGCATCTGACCTCGACATTGCATCTATTCTTGGAATGAGCTTCCCAAGTTATCG TGGTGGCATTGTTTTCTGGGCTGATCTGGTTGGGGCTAAGCATATATATAGCAGCCTAAAGAAATGGACACAATTGTATGGTAATTTTTATAAAC AGTGCACCTGCTTCATCTAA
- the LOC131636664 gene encoding probable protein ABIL5 gives MDVKLKSLSEGEHEEEENMHFLKSLQELRELRSQLHYAADYCETTFLESEKKKDVMENTKEYICRAMVTVVDHLGNVSSNLEGLISHTNSFSDAEIKIQCLKQRLFSCEQYADKLSISNMQWREKLPRFHTRYLSSSPILEKSQENLKPATATNNKHNNLAFVMPVRDGLKVLAKVSNPTFHFQATPKVGPRHRRSLHGSDILWLIRRTKHTH, from the exons ATGGATGTGAAGTTGAAGTCTCTTTCTGAAGGTgaacatgaagaagaagaaaacatgcACTTTCTGAAATCTCTTCAG GAGCTAAGAGAATTGAGGTCTCAGCTTCATTATGCTGCTGATTACTgtgaaacaacattcttagaaagtgaaaagaaaaaaga TGTTATGGAAAACACAAAAGAATACATATGTAGAGCTATGGTGACTGTGGTTGATCATCTTGGAAATGTTTCTTCTAATCTAGAAGGACTTATTTCTCACACAAATTCATTCTCTGATGCTGAGATAAAAATTCAATGCCTCAAACAA AGACTTTTCTCATGTGAGCAATATGCTGATAAACTTTCAATCTCAAATATGCAATGGAGGGAGAAATTGCCAAGATTCCATACAAGATATTTATCATCAT CTCCTATCCTTGAAAAATCACAAGAGAATTTGAAGCCAGCCACTGCTACAAATAACAAGCACAACAATTTGGCTTTTG TGATGCCTGTTCGCGACGGTTTGAAAGTGTTAGCGAAAGTATCAAATCCTACATTTCATTTCCAA GCTACTCCAAAGGTCGGGCCGCGTCATAGAAGATCGTTGCACGGAAGCGATATTTTATGGCTCATTAGGCGCACGAAACATACGCATTGA
- the LOC131636678 gene encoding peroxisomal fatty acid beta-oxidation multifunctional protein AIM1-like isoform X1, whose amino-acid sequence MASVKVDFEVGNDGVAVITMCNPPVNALALPIIRALKYKFDEAARRNDVKAIVLTGKGGRFSGGFDIGVMQKVHQTGDITLVPDVSVELVVNSIEDSKKPIVAAVEGLALGGGLELAMGCHARVATPRAQLGLPELTLGVIPGFGGTQRLPRLVGTSKAVEMMLTSKPITSEEGQKLGLIDAIVSSEELLKVARLWALEIAEKRKPWVRSLHRTDKLGSDAREVLANARQRVKKTAPHLPQQQACVDVIEHGILHGGYSGVLKEAEVFKKLVLSETAKGLIHVFFARNTISKVPGVTDIGLKPRNVRKAAVIGGGLMGSGIATALILGNIRVVLKEVNSEYLQKGLKTIEANIRSLVTRKKLTQQKAEGALSLLKGVLDYTEFKDVDMVIEAVIEKISLKQEIFSDLEKICPPHCILASNTSTIDLNVIGEKISSQDRVIGAHFFSPAHIMPLLEIVRTNKTSAQVILDLIAVGKVIQKSPVVVGNCTGFAVNRTFFPYAQGAHLLVHLGVDPFRIDKLITNFGLPMGPLQLQDLAGYGVAVAVGKEFAGAFPDRTFKSPLVDLLIKSGRNGKNNGKGYYIYEKGSKPKPDPSVLPIIEESKRICNIAPNGKPVSVSDREIVEMVLFPIVNEACRVLEEGVVIRASDLDIASILGMSFPSYRGGIVFWADLVGAKHIYSSLKKWTQLYGSFYKPSRYLEERATKGIPLSAPALSNPTTKARL is encoded by the exons ATGGCATCTGTTAAGGTTGATTTTGAGGTTGGAAATGATGGGGTTGCTGTTATCACCATGTGTAATCCACCTGTTAATGCTCTAGCACTTCCAA TTATTAGAGCGTTGAAATACAAATTCGATGAAGCGGCAAGGAGGAATGATGTAAAAGCTATAGTTTTGACTG GTAAAGGTGGCAGATTTTCTGGTGGGTTTGACATTGGTGTTATGCAGAAAGTTCACCAAACTG GTGATATTACACTTGTTCCTGATGTATCTGTGGAGCTAGTTGTCAACTCAATTGAAG atTCGAAGAAGCCTATCGTTGCAGCAGTAGAGGGACTTGCTCTTGGAGGTGGATTAGAATTGGCCAtg GGATGTCATGCACGTGTTGCTACTCCGAGAGCTCAACTGGGCCTGCCAGAGCTGACACTTGGTGTTATTCCCGGATTCGGAG GTACACAGCGTCTTCCAAGGCTTGTTGGGACGTCTAAAGCAGTTGAAATGATGCTG ACATCTAAACCAATCACGTCGGAAGAAGGGCAGAAACTAGGACTTATTGATGCTATTGTATCTTCTGAGGAGTTACTAAAGGTAGCTAGGCTGTGGGCTCTTGAAATTGCCGAAAAGCGCAAACCTTGGGTTCGTTCACTTCATAGGACAGACAAACTTGGTTCCGACGCACGCGAGGTGTTGGCAAATGCCAGACAACGTGTCAAGAAGACTGCTCCACATTTGCCTCAGCAACAAGCTTGCGTAGATGTGATTGAACATGGGATACTTCACGGAGGTTACAGTGGAGTTTTAAAG GAAGCTGAAGTATTCAAGAAACTAGTCCTGTCTGAAACCGCCAAAGGTTTAATTCATGTCTTCTTCGCTCGGAACACAATATCGAAG GTTCCTGGCGTAACTGATATTGGACTTAAGCCTAGAAATGTGAGAAAAGCTGCTGTTATTGGGGGAGGTCTAATGGGTTCTGGCATTGCTACCGCACTTATACTAGGCAACATTCGAGTTGTGCTCAAGGAAGTCAATTCAGAATATCTTCAGAAGGGATTAAAAACGATAGAAG CAAATATCCGCAGCTTGGTAACAAGAAAAAAGCTAACTCAACAGAAGGCAGAGGGAGCTCTCTCATTGCTTAAAGGTGTTCTTGATTACACAGAATTTAAAGATGTGGACATGGTCATTGAG GCTGTAATTGAAAAAATTAGTCTTAAACAAGAAATATTTAGCGATCTTGAGAAGATATGTCCCCCACATTGCATTTTGGCTTCAAACACATCTACAATTGACCTCAACGTTATTGGTGAAAAGATAAGCTCTCAAGACCGTGTTATCGGTGCTCACTTTTTCAG TCCTGCTCACATTATGCCTCTTTTGGAGATTGTTCGGACAAATAAAACTTCTGCTCAAGTTATTCTTGATCTGATCGCAGTTGGTAAAGTCATACAAAAGTCTCCTGTTGTGGTCGGTAACTGCACTGGCTTCGCCGTGAACAGAACGTTCTTCCCATATGCACAAGGTGCCCATTTATTGGTCCACTTAGGTGTCGATCCTTTCAGAATCGACAAATTGATAACCAATTTTGGCCTTCCCATGGGTCCTCTCCA GCTTCAGGACCTGGCCGGCTACGGAGTTGCTGTAGCAGTTGGAAAAGAATTTGCTGGTGCATTTCCTGACCGCACATTCAAAAGTCCACTGGTTGATCTTTTGATCAAAAGCGGGCGAAACG GAAAAAATAATGGGAAAGGATACTACATTTATGAAAAGGGTAGCAAACCAAAACCCGACCCTTCCGTACTACCAATCATCGAGGAGTCTAAAAGAATTTGCAATATTGCTCCCAATGGAAAG CCAGTATCTGTCTCTGACCGAGAGATTGTGGAGATGGTACTCTTTCCAATAGTGAACGAGGCTTGTCGCGTTTTAGAAGAAGGAGTTGTTATCCGAGCATCTGACCTCGACATTGCATCTATTCTTGGAATGAGCTTCCCAAGTTATCG TGGCGGCATTGTTTTCTGGGCTGATCTGGTTGGGGCTAAGCATATATATAGCAGCCTAAAGAAATGGACACAATTATATGGTAGCTTTTATAAACCATCAAGGTATTTGGAAGAAAGAGCAACAAAAGGCATTCCTTTG AGTGCACCTGCTTTATCTAATCCGACGACGAAGGCGCGTCTGTGA
- the LOC131636679 gene encoding uncharacterized protein LOC131636679 isoform X2, producing the protein MERVVTRTQRLKSLNNCSSNSYNDDSNSSRVLLNQDLMLPILSLLPLNCLLNFARYVCKPWATTIRTSHFALACLQLTKPGLYVEDYDSPTSSYYLDIKSYVNGHFEFERISLGTPSKLGKIVSSYNGILLMLDWDWLSPQAFLVNPLIKSCLKLPPPPFSLERIYPPAQFTIVCAPHTAKFKVFFIDILEVSGALYYVFYVLRIGIDNSWKEIDRKEAPIAWKTIWQPLYDGGNYLYWISAQHEVTVLDVDNEITIGKFPLPPLHPDSFFHSVFLWRGNQISCIVSIIPNKRYQIYILDFDSGKWSLYHEMGPFDFVAACGLEFFIKVLLFLYWIHDEIIFRVSRTSSIEENLPIGGRYTMHFSYNVKTRQVTKIEDIAIFNHEPVSVSTKRLWRWYSFQ; encoded by the exons ATGGAAAGAGTTGTAACTAGAACTCAGAGGCTTAAATCCTTGAACAATTGCAGCAGCAACAGTTACAACGATGATTCAAACTCTTCAAGGGTGTTGCTCAATCAAGACCTGATGCTTCCTATACTTAGTTTGCTTCCTCTCAACTGTTTGCTCAATTTTGCAAGGTATGTTTGCAAACCATGGGCAACTACTATTCGCACCTCCCATTTTGCTCTAGCGTGCCTACAACTTACTAAACCTGGTCTTTACGTTGAAGATTACGACTCTCCAACAAGTTCTTATTACTTGGATATCAAAAGTTATGTGAATGGTcactttgaatttgaaaggattaGTTTGGGAACACCTTCAAAACTCGGAAAGATTGTATCTAGTTATAATGGCATATTGCTGATGCTTGATTGGGATTGGCTTTCACCACAAGCTTTCCTCGTCAACCCCCTCATCAAGTCTTGCCTTAAACTTCCTCCTCCACCCTTTTCACTAGAACGCATATACCCTCCAGCTCAATTTACTATAGTTTGTGCTCCTCACACTGCCAAATTCAAGGTGTTCTTTATAGACATCCTAGAGGTTTCAGGTGCtctttattatgttttctatgtgCTAAGAATTGGAATAGATAACTCATGGAAAGAGATAGATAGAAAAGAAGCTCCTATAGCATGGAAGACTATTTGGCAACCACTTTATGATGGAGGCAATTATCTTTATTGGATATCTGCACAGCATGAAGTAACTGTGTTGGATGTTGACAATGAAATTACTATTGGAAAATTTCCACTCCCCCCTTTGCATCCAGATTCTTTTTTCCATTCAGTATTCTTATGGAGAGGAAATCAGATTTCTTGCATAGTCAGTATTATTCCGAATAAAAGATATCAAATCTATATATTGGATTTTGATTCTGGAAAATGGTCTCTTTATCATGAAATGGGACCGTTTGATTTTGTGGCTGCTTGTGGCCTAGAGTTTTTTATTAAGGTTCTTCTATTTCTTTATTGGATCCACGATGAAATCATCTTTCGAGTATCTAGAACTTCATCGATAGAAGAAAATTTGCCTATAGGTGGCAGGTACACCATGCATTTTAGTTACAATGTCAAGACTAGACAAGTGACAAAGATTGAGGACATTGCTATATTCAATCACGAG CCAGTATCTGTCTCTACTAAGAGATTGTGGAGATGGTACTCTTTCCAATAG
- the LOC131636679 gene encoding uncharacterized protein LOC131636679 isoform X1 encodes MERVVTRTQRLKSLNNCSSNSYNDDSNSSRVLLNQDLMLPILSLLPLNCLLNFARYVCKPWATTIRTSHFALACLQLTKPGLYVEDYDSPTSSYYLDIKSYVNGHFEFERISLGTPSKLGKIVSSYNGILLMLDWDWLSPQAFLVNPLIKSCLKLPPPPFSLERIYPPAQFTIVCAPHTAKFKVFFIDILEVSGALYYVFYVLRIGIDNSWKEIDRKEAPIAWKTIWQPLYDGGNYLYWISAQHEVTVLDVDNEITIGKFPLPPLHPDSFFHSVFLWRGNQISCIVSIIPNKRYQIYILDFDSGKWSLYHEMGPFDFVAACGLEFFIKVLLFLYWIHDEIIFRVSRTSSIEENLPIGGRYTMHFSYNVKTRQVTKIEDIAIFNHEVWLHTNSLFSLPSTPT; translated from the coding sequence ATGGAAAGAGTTGTAACTAGAACTCAGAGGCTTAAATCCTTGAACAATTGCAGCAGCAACAGTTACAACGATGATTCAAACTCTTCAAGGGTGTTGCTCAATCAAGACCTGATGCTTCCTATACTTAGTTTGCTTCCTCTCAACTGTTTGCTCAATTTTGCAAGGTATGTTTGCAAACCATGGGCAACTACTATTCGCACCTCCCATTTTGCTCTAGCGTGCCTACAACTTACTAAACCTGGTCTTTACGTTGAAGATTACGACTCTCCAACAAGTTCTTATTACTTGGATATCAAAAGTTATGTGAATGGTcactttgaatttgaaaggattaGTTTGGGAACACCTTCAAAACTCGGAAAGATTGTATCTAGTTATAATGGCATATTGCTGATGCTTGATTGGGATTGGCTTTCACCACAAGCTTTCCTCGTCAACCCCCTCATCAAGTCTTGCCTTAAACTTCCTCCTCCACCCTTTTCACTAGAACGCATATACCCTCCAGCTCAATTTACTATAGTTTGTGCTCCTCACACTGCCAAATTCAAGGTGTTCTTTATAGACATCCTAGAGGTTTCAGGTGCtctttattatgttttctatgtgCTAAGAATTGGAATAGATAACTCATGGAAAGAGATAGATAGAAAAGAAGCTCCTATAGCATGGAAGACTATTTGGCAACCACTTTATGATGGAGGCAATTATCTTTATTGGATATCTGCACAGCATGAAGTAACTGTGTTGGATGTTGACAATGAAATTACTATTGGAAAATTTCCACTCCCCCCTTTGCATCCAGATTCTTTTTTCCATTCAGTATTCTTATGGAGAGGAAATCAGATTTCTTGCATAGTCAGTATTATTCCGAATAAAAGATATCAAATCTATATATTGGATTTTGATTCTGGAAAATGGTCTCTTTATCATGAAATGGGACCGTTTGATTTTGTGGCTGCTTGTGGCCTAGAGTTTTTTATTAAGGTTCTTCTATTTCTTTATTGGATCCACGATGAAATCATCTTTCGAGTATCTAGAACTTCATCGATAGAAGAAAATTTGCCTATAGGTGGCAGGTACACCATGCATTTTAGTTACAATGTCAAGACTAGACAAGTGACAAAGATTGAGGACATTGCTATATTCAATCACGAGGTGTGGCTTCACACCAACAGCCTATTTTCATTGCCAAGTACTCCGACATAG